A window from Hemibagrus wyckioides isolate EC202008001 linkage group LG17, SWU_Hwy_1.0, whole genome shotgun sequence encodes these proteins:
- the zgc:172282 gene encoding leucine-rich repeat and fibronectin type III domain-containing protein 1-like protein, giving the protein MEWLIVSLIILVVTTSGHLCPKRCMCQNLSPSLAILCAKTGLLFVPTVIDRRTVELRLTENFITAVKRRDFTNMTSLLHLTLSRNAISQIMPHTFADLKRLRALHLDSNRLTVVTDDHFQGLTNLRHLILANNQLHNISPHAFDDFLGTLEDLDLSYNNLVDIPWETIERLTNVNTLNMDHNLIEHVPLGVFSNLHKLARLDMTSNKLKKIPPDPLFLRIPVYAKSKGSPLTSLVLSFGGNPLHCNCELLWLRRLTREDDLETCATPPDLTAKYFWTIPEEEFICEPPVITRRSFKTFAMEGQPASLKCKANGDPDPDVHWISPEGRLISNTSRTLTFSNGSLEINITSLKDMGVFTCIASNAAGESTGTVELVVTPLPHLANSTNRIQETDPGPSDILTSAKSSSSYSNDTRMQEKSAVFAELTANSALIRWPSQQHFPSIRMFQIQYNSSVDDTLVYRMIPSTNQDFLVRDLASGREYDLCVLAVYEDSVTSLTATRQVGCVSFITHAEFTQCHVLRSHFLGGTIIIIIGGIIVASVLVFIIILMIRYKVYSQHGPKAGKGLAKSKVRSQSNGGGQVPSQMPYSGSKVVEGQEDQGSGFGGGTRVTPSSLKDCITMALVMDCEKGVQNSEASGEGTVLPLQKRLSRTCLEQKAQPSLSTIDGTATVEGNTADQQVSDEKKVLPDWGNLKI; this is encoded by the exons ATGGAGTGGCTCATCGTCTCCCTGATAATCCTGGTTGTTACTACCTCCGGACATCTCTGTCCCAAGCGTTGCATGTGCCAAAACCTGTCGCCATCACTTGCTATCCTTTGTGCCAAGACGGGCCTGCTCTTCGTACCCACAGTGATCGATCGCCGGACAGTAGAACTTCGTCTCACTGAGAATTTCATCACAGCAGTAAAGAGAAGGGACTTTACCAACATGACCAGTCTCCTGCATCTGACACTGTCACGCAACGCCATCAGCCAGATCATGCCCCACACCTTTGCCGACCTCAAACGGCTAAGAGCACTGCATCTGGACAGCAACCGCCTCACTGTGGTCACAGATGACCACTTCCAGGGTCTAACTAATCTACGGCACCTTATTTTAGCCAACAACCAGCTCCATAACATTTCTCCACATGCTTTCGATGACTTCCTGGGGACTCTCGAAGACCTGGATCTGTCTTACAATaatctggtggacattccttGGGAAACCATTGAGAGGCTCACCAATGTAAACACGCTAAACATGGACCATAACCTTATAGAGCATGTCCCTTTAGGAGTGTTTTCCAACCTACACAAACTAGCTCGTCTAGATATGACCTCgaataaactgaaaaaaattccTCCTGATCCTTTGTTCCTTAGGATCCCAGTTTATGCTAAGTCCAAGGGGTCTCCACTGACCTCACTTGTTCTTAGCTTTGGAGGAAACCCTCTCCATTGTAACTGTGAGCTTCTTTGGCTAAGACGGCTAACGAGAGAAGATGACCTGGAAACATGTGCCACACCTCCTGATCTTACCGCTAAATACTTTTGGACAATTCCTGAAGAAGAGTTCATTTGTGAGCCACCTGTCATTACAAGAAGGTCCTTCAAGACCTTTGCTATGGAGGGTCAGCCGGCCAGCTTAAAATGTAAAGCCAATGGTGACCCAGACCCAGATGTCCACTGGATTTCTCCAGAAGGTCGTCTGATCTCCAACACTTCCCGCACTCTCACCTTTAGCAACGGCAGCCTGGAAATAAACATCACCTCCCTGAAGGACATGGGTGTGTTCACCTGTATTGCCTCCAATGCTGCTGGTGAATCTACAGGCACTGTGGAACTTGTGGTCACTCCACTTCCTCACCTGGCCAATAGCACCAATCGCATCCAGGAGACTGATCCAGGACCATCTGATATCTTGACGTCTGCCAAGTCCAGCTCTTCCTATAGCAATGATACAAGAATGCAGGAAAAGTCAGCAGTATTTGCTGAGCTCACTGCAAATTCCGCTCTCATCAGATGGCCTTCACAGCAGCACTTCCCAAGTATTAGGATGTTCCAGATTCAGTACAACAGTTCAGTAGATGATACCCTGGTCTACAG GATGATCCCATCTACAAATCAGGACTTTCTGGTCAGAGATCTGGCTTCCGGACGTGAGTACGACCTGTGTGTGCTCGCTGTGTACGAGGACAGCGTAACCTCGCTGACTGCCACGCGGCAGGTGGGCTGCGTCTCCTTCATCACCCATGCTGAGTTCACCCAGTGCCATGTGTTGCGCAGCCACTTTTTGGGAGGCACCATAATTATCATCATTGGTGGCATCATTGTAGCATCTGTGCTGGTCTTTATTATCATCCTTATGATTCGCTACAAAGTCTACAGCCAGCATGGGCCCAAGGCCGGCAAGGGACTCGCCAAGAGCAAGGTACGTTCTCAGAGCAACGGAGGAGGACAAGTTCCTTCACAAATGCCCTACTCTGGCTCTAAAGTTGTGGAGGGGCAGGAGGACCAAGGATCGGGGTTCGGGGGAGGCACAAGGGTCACACCTTCCTCTCTTAAAGACTGCATTACCATGGCTTTAGTCATGGATTGTGAGAAGGGAGTGCAGAACTCAGAGGCCAGTGGTGAGGGCACAGTTTTACCCTTACAGAAACGCCTCTCCAGGACTTGCCTAGAGCAAAAAGCTCAACCTTCACTGTCCACCATCGATGGGACCGCCACTGTGGAAGGAA ACACAGCAGACCAGCAGGTCAGTGATGAGAAAAAGGTTTTGCCAGACTGGGGCAATTTAAAAATTTGA